A region of the Candidatus Palauibacter australiensis genome:
GTCCCGCCCAGCGGGTACCTGGTCTCCGGATCGCGCCTTGCGGGGTGCGCGGCGGCCTGGTGTGGCGTGCACTGTGCGCTGACGCCGCTCCTCGTCGCCGTGGCGCCCGCGCTCGCGCTCTCCGAAGGGGTGGAACGAGGGTTCCTGGTCGGGACCGTCGTCCTCGGCGCGGCCATGCTCCTGCTGGGCCCGGCCGGCAGGAACGCGGCCGTACGCCTCGTCTTTGCGGGCGGGGCCGTGTTCT
Encoded here:
- a CDS encoding MerC domain-containing protein: MKPSFATVPPSGYLVSGSRLAGCAAAWCGVHCALTPLLVAVAPALALSEGVERGFLVGTVVLGAAMLLLGPAGRNAAVRLVFAGGAVFWAASLAGWLEPLPETATSTAGSLVLAGALLRGARICQAAASECAVCDEDEPANPRG